In Humulus lupulus chromosome 7, drHumLupu1.1, whole genome shotgun sequence, the following are encoded in one genomic region:
- the LOC133791200 gene encoding mitochondrial uncoupling protein 2-like, protein MVDLGPRSEISFAQTFLCSAFAACFAEFCTIPLDTAKVRLQLQRKAGTVDGAKSDTVDGGASPKYRGLLDTIATIAREEGLASLWKGIVPGLQRQCLYGGLRIGLYDPVKTFFVGSAFVGDVPLYYKILAALITGALAIALANPTDLVKVRLQAEGKLPPGVPRRYSGALNAYYTIVRQEGLGALWTGLGPNVARNATINAAELASYDHMKQTILKIPGFRDNIFTHLLAGLGAGLFAICIGSPIDVVKSRMMGDSNYKNTLDCFFKTLKSEGILAFYKGFLPNLSRFGSWNVIMFLMLEQTKRFLTGAP, encoded by the exons ATGGTGGATCTCGGCCCCAGGTCTGAGATTTCATTCGCTCAAACTTTTTTATGCAGTGCTTTCGCTGCCTGTTTTGCTGAG TTTTGCACCATTCCTTTGGACACTGCTAAAGTAAGGTTACAGCTCCAAAGGAAAGCAGGTACTGTGGATGGAGCGAAATCAGATACAGTGGATGGAGGAGCTTCACCAAAATACAGGGGTTTGTTGGACACTATAGCCACCATTGCCAGGGAAGAAGGTTTAGCTTCACTTTGGAAAGGCATTGTTCCCGGATTACAGCGCCAATGTCTTTATGGTGGATTAAGGATTGGGTTATATGATCCT GTCAAGACTTTCTTTGTTGGCAGTGCTTTTGTTGGAGATGTTCCTTTGTATTATAAAATACTTGCTGCTCTGATAACTG GAGCTCTGGCTATCGCATTGGCAAACCCAACTGACCTTGTGAAAGTTCGACTTCAAGCTGAAGGAAAATTGCCTCCCGGGGTTCCCAGACGCTATTCTGGAGCTCTTAATGCATATTATACTATAGTTAGACAG GAAGGATTAGGGGCTCTATGGACTGGACTGGGACCAAATGTAGCCCGAAATGCTACAATAAATGCTGCTGAGCTGGCTAGTTATGACCACATGAAGCAG ACAATTTTAAAAATTCCAGGGTTCAGGGACAATATTTTCACTCATCTCCTAGCTGGTTTAGGTGCAGGTTTGTTTGCCATATGTATTGGTTCTCCCATTGATGTG GTGAAATCTAGGATGATGGgagattcaaattataaaaacACCCTTGACTGCTTCTTTAAAACTTTGAAAAGCGAG GGAATTTTGGCCTTCTACAAAGGTTTCCTCCCAAACTTAAGTCGGTTTGGATCTTGGAATGTGATTATGTTTCTCATGCTTGAGCAA ACGAAGAGATTTTTGACTGGGGCTCCATGA
- the LOC133791198 gene encoding protein GRAVITROPIC IN THE LIGHT 1 has translation MSKVSNLSDLIQRVTASCLLHPLSGIERRENLSDDEGKGDAEEVYEYETDEHEEEEETDEDDAQIEGVLERRSGGSSTSSGGKHKKAWQPRTREVVTEMEMTMGQVFDAVSAMKKAYLKLQEAHCPWDPEKMRVADAAVLAEIRRLGVLRERFRRNIFPGGNGGGGRSGSGRMLMAATTIKEVVAPYEAAMDELKREVKAREVEVKNLKEKLMSFTVNGVRNGKKGRSISRKKVGCSLAQAPLSTSPELFEVTTSRVNDALRTFTSLLLSLMRSAHWDIAAAVRSIELASAAAEKVTGAVSTISSSVTTQHAKYALESYVARKMFQGFDHETFYMDGSLASLINPEQFRRDCFTQYRDMKAMEPTELLGVLPTCHFGKFCSKKYLAIVHPKMEESLFGDLEQHRQVVAGNHPRSQFYSEFLELAKTVWLLHMLAFSLDPVPSQFEASRGAEFHPQYMESVVKFPGGRVPPGQVVALPVSPGFKLWNGSVIKARVYLVPRS, from the exons ATGAGCAAGGTTTCGAACCTATCGGATCTGATTCAACGAGTGACGGCGTCTTGCTTGCTTCATCCGCTCTCTGGCATAGAACGCCGTGAAAATTTAAGCGACGATGAGGGAAAAGGCGATGCGGAGGAAGTGTACGAGTACGAGACCGACGAGCACGAGGAGGAGGAAGAAACCGATGAAGATGATGCACAAATAGAAGGAGTTCTGGAAAGGAGAAGCGGCGGTAGCAGTACTAGTAGCGGAGGGAAACACAAGAAGGCTTGGCAACCGAGAACGAGGGAGGTTGTGACGGAGATGGAGATGACGATGGGGCAAGTGTTTGATGCGGTTTCGGCAATGAAGAAGGCGTACCTGAAATTACAGGAGGCGCATTGTCCGTGGGACCCGGAGAAGATGAGAGTGGCCGATGCGGCCGTGTTGGCGGAGATTAGGAGGCTAGGGGTGCTTAGAGAGAGGTTCAGAAGGAATATTTTTCCCGGCGGTAACGGAGGAGGAGGGAGATCTGGCTCCGGCCGGATGTTGATGGCGGCTACGACGATTAAAGAGGTGGTGGCGCCGTATGAGGCGGCGATGGATGAGCTGAAGAGAGAGGTGAAGGCAAGAGAAGTTGAGGTTAAGAATCTGAAGGAGAAGCTCATGAGCTTCACCGTCAATGGCGTTCGGAACGGGAAGAAAGGAAGGTCTATTTCTAGGAAGAAGGTCGGCTGCAGTCTTGCTCAAG CGCCGCTGTCTACATCACCGGAACTATTCGAGGTGACAACGAGCAGAGTAAATGATGCATTAAGGACATTTACGTCTCTACTCCTCTCGTTGATGCGCTCCGCTCATTGGGACATAGCAGCCGCAGTCCGCTCCATAGAATTGGCCTCCGCCGCCGCTGAAAAAGTCACCGGAGCCGTATCCACTATATCCTCCTCCGTCACAACCCAGCACGCCAAGTACGCCCTCGAATCCTACGTAGCCCGCAAGATGTTCCAAGGGTTTGATCACGAGACGTTCTACATGGACGGAAGCCTCGCATCGCTCATCAACCCGGAACAGTTCCGGCGAGACTGCTTCACTCAGTACCGTGACATGAAGGCCATGGAACCCACTGAGCTTCTTGGAGTACTGCCCACTTGTCACTTCGGCAAGTTCTGCTCCAAGAAGTACCTTGCCATTGTTCACCCCAAAATGGAGGAATCCTTGTTCGGGGACTTGGAGCAGCACCGCCAGGTCGTGGCTGGAAACCACCCCAGGAGTCAGTTTTACAGCGAGTTCTTGGAGCTGGCCAAAACTGTGTGGCTTCTCCACATGTTGGCTTTCTCGCTCGACCCGGTTCCCAGTCAGTTCGAGGCTAGTAGAGGAGCCGAGTTTCATCCTCAGTATATGGAGAGCGTCGTTAAATTTCCTGGTGGGAGGGTTCCACCGGGTCAGGTTGTGGCTTTGCCTGTTAGTCCTGGGTTTAAGCTCTGGAATGGGTCAGTTATCAAAGCCCGGGTTTACTTGGTACCAAGGAGTTGA